The Lycium ferocissimum isolate CSIRO_LF1 chromosome 1, AGI_CSIRO_Lferr_CH_V1, whole genome shotgun sequence genome includes a region encoding these proteins:
- the LOC132064309 gene encoding uncharacterized protein LOC132064309, translated as MAPAKLRKLKEQLQDLLSKGFIRPSASPWGAPVLFVKKKDRSMRMCINYRQLNKVRVPSVEDSGKMFLKPFFGPVKYEHQKLRSTLQRMPIPEWKWERITMNFVVGLPKTLGKFDSIWDQFLPLARFGYNNSYHTSIDMALFEALYGRRYRSPIGLFNAFAVRPWGTDLLRESLEKVKVIQAKFLVAQSRQKEYAYCKVQELEFEEGEQVLLKLQPEKRELACEVRRLASLGVRLIDSGDTGVTVQDTAMSSLVAEIKERQYEDPILAQYCDTTPQKEKTTFVISGDGVLRYQGDPSRVVLVDDVQVTEQLSYEEIPVPILDRQVRRLRNKDMASVKALWRNNNVEEMT; from the exons ATGGCGCCAGCAAAACTCAGGaaattgaaagagcagttgcaagatcttctgagtaaggggtttattcgcccCAGTGCCTCTccgtggggtgctcctgtgttgtttgttaagaagaaaGATAGGTCTATGCGCATGTGTATTAATTACCGTCAACTAAATAAG gtcagggtaccatcagttgaagattcgggtAAGATGTTCCTAAAACCGTTTTTCGGAccg gtgaaaTATGAACATCAGAAACTTAGGAgtacacttcagaggatgcccattcctgaatGGAAGTGGGAAAGGATAACCATGAATTTCGTGGTCGGTCTTCCAAAGACGTTGGGGAAGtttgattccatttgg GATCAATTCTTGCCTTTGGCTAGGTTTggctataataatagctatcacacgagtattgatatggccctATTTGAGGCGTTGTATGGAAGGAGGTATAGGTCTCCTATTGGATTGTTTAATGCATTCGCGGTGAGGCCGTGGGGTACCGACCTTCTGAGAGAGTCCCTAGAGAAGGTaaaggtgattcaagccaagTTTCTGGTAGCGCAGAGTAGGCAGAAGGAGTATGCATACTGCAAAGTCCAAGAACTTGAGTTTGAGGAAGGAGAGCAAGTgttgttgaag TTGCAGCCAGAGAAGAGAGAGCTAGCCTGTGAAGTCCGTCGGCTagccagccttggagttcgATTGATAGACTCAGGTGATACAGGAGTTACAGTTCAGGATACAGCGATGTCATCTCTGGTAGCTGAaataaaggagcgtcagtatgaagatcctATCTTAGCACAATATTGTGATACGactcctcagaaagaaaagacaaccTTTGTGATTTCAGgggatggagtactcaggtatcaag GAGATCCCTCGAGAGTGGTActagtagatgatgttcaggtaaCTGAGCAGTTATCATATGAGGAGATTCCAGTGCCTATATTAGATAGACAAGTCCGTCGGCTACGGAATAAGGATATGGCTTCTGTTAAGGCACTCTGGaggaataataatgttgaagaaatgacaTAG